A genome region from Oncorhynchus tshawytscha isolate Ot180627B unplaced genomic scaffold, Otsh_v2.0 Un_contig_11440_pilon_pilon, whole genome shotgun sequence includes the following:
- the LOC112253625 gene encoding gamma-crystallin M2 isoform X1 has protein sequence MSKITFYEDKNFQGRSYECDTDCPDVHPHFSRCNSIKVDSGCWVLYERPNYAGYQYVLTRGEFPEYQRWMGYSDTIRSCRTFSYVSSREASGSPYRMRIYERPDFQGQMMEFGEDCDSVQDRFRSRDIYSANVMDGYWTLYEHPNYRGRQYFMRPGEYRKFSEWGATCATTGSFRRITDF, from the exons ATGAGTAAG ATCACTTTCTACGAGGATAAAAACTTCCAGGGTCGCTCCTATGAGTGCGACACGGACTGCCCCGATGTGCACCCCCATTTCAGCCGCTGCAACTCCATCAAGGTAGATAGCGGCTGCTGGGTGCTGTACGAGAGGCCCAACTATGCAGGCTACCAGTATGTACTGACCAGGGGAGAGTTCCCAGAATATCAGCGCTGGATGGGCTACAGCGACACCATTCGCTCCTGCCGTACCTTTTCTTATGTGAGTAGCCGGGAG GCCAGCGGCAGTCCCTACCGCATGAGAATCTACGAGAGGCCAGACTTCCAGGGACAGATGATGGAGTTCGGCGAGGACTGTGACTCCGTCCAGGACCGTTTCCGTAGCCGTGACATCTACTCCGCCAACGTCATGGATGGCTACTGGACCCTCTACGAGCATCCCAACTACAGGGGGCGCCAGTACTTTATGAGGCCCGGCGAGTACAGGAAGTTCAGCGAATGGGGAGCCACCTGTGCCACCACAGGCTCCTTCCGTAGGATCACCGACTTTTAG
- the LOC112253625 gene encoding gamma-crystallin M2 isoform X2, which yields MSKITFYEDKNFQGRSYECDTDCPDVHPHFSRCNSIKVDSGCWVLYERPNYAGYQYVLTRGEFPEYQRWMGYSDTIRSCRTFSYASGSPYRMRIYERPDFQGQMMEFGEDCDSVQDRFRSRDIYSANVMDGYWTLYEHPNYRGRQYFMRPGEYRKFSEWGATCATTGSFRRITDF from the exons ATGAGTAAG ATCACTTTCTACGAGGATAAAAACTTCCAGGGTCGCTCCTATGAGTGCGACACGGACTGCCCCGATGTGCACCCCCATTTCAGCCGCTGCAACTCCATCAAGGTAGATAGCGGCTGCTGGGTGCTGTACGAGAGGCCCAACTATGCAGGCTACCAGTATGTACTGACCAGGGGAGAGTTCCCAGAATATCAGCGCTGGATGGGCTACAGCGACACCATTCGCTCCTGCCGTACCTTTTCTTAT GCCAGCGGCAGTCCCTACCGCATGAGAATCTACGAGAGGCCAGACTTCCAGGGACAGATGATGGAGTTCGGCGAGGACTGTGACTCCGTCCAGGACCGTTTCCGTAGCCGTGACATCTACTCCGCCAACGTCATGGATGGCTACTGGACCCTCTACGAGCATCCCAACTACAGGGGGCGCCAGTACTTTATGAGGCCCGGCGAGTACAGGAAGTTCAGCGAATGGGGAGCCACCTGTGCCACCACAGGCTCCTTCCGTAGGATCACCGACTTTTAG
- the LOC112253627 gene encoding MOB-like protein phocein isoform X1: MVMAEGAAVMRRNRPGTKEKDFYNWPDESFEEMDSTLAVQQYIQQNIRTDCSNMDKILEPPEGQDEGVWKYEHLRQFCLELNGLAVKLQGECHPDTCTQMTATEQWIFLCAAHKTPKECPAIDYTRHTLDGAACLLNSNKYFPSRVSIKESSVGKLGSVCRRIYRIFSHAYFHHRQIFDKYENETFLCHRFTRFVMKYNLMSKDNLIVPIMEDETNPNEAEGESDA; this comes from the exons ATGGTCATGGCGGAGGGTGCAGCTGTTATGAGGAGGAATCGACCAGGGACTAAAGAAAAG GACTTCTACAACTGGCCCGATGAGTCATTTGAGGAGATGGACAGCACACTGGCTGTGCAGCAG TACATCCAACAGAACATCCGTACAGACTGCTCTAACATGGACAAGATCCTGGAGCCCCCAGAGGGTCAGGATGAGGGGGTCTGGAAGTACGAACACCTCAG GCAGTTCTGTTTGGAGCTGAACGGACTTGCTGTGAAACTACAG GGAGAATGCCACCCAGACACATGCACCCAGATGACAGCAACAGAGCAGTGGATCTTCCTCTGTGCTGCACACAAGACTCCCAAAGAG TGTCCAGCCATCGACTACACCAGACACACTCTGGACGGAGCCGCCTGCCTCCTCAACAGTAACAAGTACTTCCCTAGCAG AGTGAGCATTAAAGAGTCCTCAGTAGGGAAACTGGGTTCAGTTTGCCGGCGGATCTACAGGATATTCTCCCACGCTTACTTCCACCATCGTCAGATCTTTGACAAGTATGAG AACGAGACGTTCCTGTGCCATCGGTTCACGCGCTTCGTGATGAAGTACAACCTGATGTCCAAGGACAACCTGATCGTACCCATCATGGAGGATGAGACTAACCCTAacgaagcagagggagagagcgacgcCTGA
- the LOC112253627 gene encoding MOB-like protein phocein isoform X2 has translation MNTPLKFKQIRNLFVLLSADRLLAPRADTSSSFGNIRIPVEMVMAEGAAVMRRNRPGTKEKDFYNWPDESFEEMDSTLAVQQYIQQNIRTDCSNMDKILEPPEGQDEGVWKYEHLRQFCLELNGLAVKLQGECHPDTCTQMTATEQWIFLCAAHKTPKECPAIDYTRHTLDGAACLLNSNKYFPSRVSIKESSVGKLGSVCRRIYRIFSHAYFHHRQIFDKYENETFLCHRFTRFVMKYNLMSKDNLIVPIMEDETNPNEAEGESDA, from the exons atgaatacacccctgaagTTCAAACAAATCCGCAATTTATTTGTTTTACTGTCAGCAGATAGGCTACTTGCACCGCGAGCTGACACTTCCTCCAGCTTTGGCAACATCCGGATTCCAGTCGAGATGGTCATGGCGGAGGGTGCAGCTGTTATGAGGAGGAATCGACCAGGGACTAAAGAAAAG GACTTCTACAACTGGCCCGATGAGTCATTTGAGGAGATGGACAGCACACTGGCTGTGCAGCAG TACATCCAACAGAACATCCGTACAGACTGCTCTAACATGGACAAGATCCTGGAGCCCCCAGAGGGTCAGGATGAGGGGGTCTGGAAGTACGAACACCTCAG GCAGTTCTGTTTGGAGCTGAACGGACTTGCTGTGAAACTACAG GGAGAATGCCACCCAGACACATGCACCCAGATGACAGCAACAGAGCAGTGGATCTTCCTCTGTGCTGCACACAAGACTCCCAAAGAG TGTCCAGCCATCGACTACACCAGACACACTCTGGACGGAGCCGCCTGCCTCCTCAACAGTAACAAGTACTTCCCTAGCAG AGTGAGCATTAAAGAGTCCTCAGTAGGGAAACTGGGTTCAGTTTGCCGGCGGATCTACAGGATATTCTCCCACGCTTACTTCCACCATCGTCAGATCTTTGACAAGTATGAG AACGAGACGTTCCTGTGCCATCGGTTCACGCGCTTCGTGATGAAGTACAACCTGATGTCCAAGGACAACCTGATCGTACCCATCATGGAGGATGAGACTAACCCTAacgaagcagagggagagagcgacgcCTGA
- the LOC112255391 gene encoding gamma-crystallin S-1-like — translation MGKIIFYEDRNFQGHSYECGGECSDLHAHFRRCNSIKVESGNWMVYERPSYMGYQYFLKEGEFSDYQRWMGFNDCVRSCRMIPQHQGSHRMRIFERSEFGGQMTELTDDCPNLYESFHYNDIYSCNVMEGSWLLYEHPNYRGRQYLLTPGEYRRYNEWGSMSARVGSIRRIDM, via the exons ATGGGAAAG ATCATTTTCTACGAAGACAGAAACTTCCAGGGTCACTCTTATGAGTGCGGTGGAGAATGCTCTGACCTACATGCCCACTTCCGCCGCTGCAACTCCATCAAGGTGGAGAGCGGCAACTGGATGGTGTACGAGAGGCCCAGCTACATGGGCTATCAGTACTTCCTGAAGGAAGGCGAGTTCTCCGACTACCAGCGTTGGATGGGCTTCAATGACTGCGTCAGGTCCTGCCGCATGATCCCCCAG CACCAGGGATCTCACCGTATGAGAATCTTCGAGCGCTCCGAGTTCGGAGGACAGATGACGGAGTTGACAGACGACTGCCCCAACCTCTACGAGAGCTTCCATTACAATGACATCTACTCTTGCAATGTGATGGAGGGCTCCTGGCTTTTGTATGAGCACCCCAACTACAGGGGGCGCCAGTACCTGCTGACCCCGGGAGAGTACAGGAGATACAACGAGTGGGGAAGCATGAGCGCCAGAGTGGGTTCCATCAGACGTATTGATATGTAA
- the LOC112253626 gene encoding gamma-crystallin M2-like yields MTMGKIIFYEDRNFQGRHHECMSDCADLHSYFNRCNSIKVESGMFMVYERPNYTGHQYFLRRGEYNDNQRMIGINDCIRSCRMIPMHRGSYRMRLYDRPDMSGQMQELNDDCPNVQDRFRMSDINSCNVMDGHWLMYDQPNYKGRQYYLKPGEYRRPSDWGGLSPRIGSLRRISDSNN; encoded by the exons ATGACAATGGGAAAG ATCATCTTCTATGAGGACAGGAATTTCCAGGGTCGGCACCATGAGTGCATGAGCGACTGTGCCGACCTGCACTCCTACTTCAACCGCTGCAACTCTATCAAGGTGGAGAGTGGCATGTTCATGGTCTACGAGAGGCCCAACTACActggccaccagtacttcctgaggaggggagagtacaATGACAACCAGCGCATGATTGGCATCAACGACTGTATCAGGTCCTGCCGCATGATCCCCATG CACCGCGGCTCCTACAGGATGAGGCTGTACGATCGCCCCGACATGAGTGGCCAGATGCAGGAGCTGAACGACGACTGTCCCAATGTCCAGGACCGCTTCCGTATGTCCGACATCAACTCCTGCAACGTGATGGACGGCCATTGGCTCATGTACGACCAGCCCAACTACAAGGGCAGACAGTACTACCTGAAGCCTGGCGAGTATCGCAGACCCAGCGACTGGGGAGGCCTGAGCCCCAGGATCGGATCCCTCAGACGGATCTCTGACTCCAACAACTAA